From Schizosaccharomyces pombe strain 972h- genome assembly, chromosome: II, the proteins below share one genomic window:
- the ppm2 gene encoding tRNA methyltransferase Ppm2: protein MSNKNQRKTKSKDREVRKTNDSSILSKASVEKCGYPGFTVGHSYYQPFIQKSPRRSPSVNRGYWTRCMAIRFAVYQFLKNKTGKRKAIVNLGAGYDPLAFQLLSSHEYNTDDVVFYDVDYPETIENRVQMIRSDSFLSSIVLEDKEFDLDGTEIHTKNYHSFGCNLNLLNQLESCLEKYGIDYCNDAILFISEVAAVYMPRQASEKLIRWMSKFPDAHSCFFEQIAPATFDHPFANVMVKHFKEWGTPLHGLYAYPTIESLKSRWVKNGWEYVEILDVCTFWNFLMDSKLKHLCEMVEPFDEWEEFYFFLQHYSIQHASSKLVGKYDLVESPDPCMQYIRYVKSEIIFNNSPLTLRNSIYSLKRTDLPACLKELPSLRLPAVCDLDDSVIVQGGLSTAGRSKDAYLISEKDDGSIMKITTDSLTSCMGQSVVSIDKKTCMFIGGRESPKKILSSCIYFADGNWSDFPSLPYASHRASSVSIKHNGSSYVVLLAGKPFGGCLIWSDSKRKWNTLKCKDPLFYSRWGACLHWSSKLKKGILCGGMNELNEPVREVLEWEMVLRDDDHFEIVTRVLNFDVQVEILLSRIGSKVVFFGDDSKPIIVGGAAVFRTILWEEESVCINMNDYSVTGVCIEETEKRPVFTMFGISGMGNHLQIFGGGCICFSFGSCLNENATFYKLVSA from the coding sequence AtgtcaaacaaaaatcaaagGAAAACTAAGTCAAAAGATAGAGAAGTTCGTAAAACCAATGACAGCtcaattctttcaaaagccTCAGTTGAAAAATGTGGATATCCAGGTTTTACCGTAGGACATTCTTATTATCAACCGTTTATACAGAAATCACCTAGAAGATCGCCAAGCGTAAATAGAGGTTATTGGACACGATGCATGGCTATTCGATTTGCAGTGTACcagtttttgaagaataaaACCGGCAAAAGAAAGGCAATAGTGAATTTAGGTGCAGGATACGACCCCTTAGCCTTTCAACTTTTAAGTTCTCATGAATATAACACTGATGATGTTGTTTTTTATGATGTAGATTATCCAGAAACTATCGAAAACAGGGTACAGATGATTCGTTCTGATTCCTTTTTAAGCAGTATCGTTTTAGAAGACAAGGAATTTGATTTGGATGGTACAGAAATTCATACAAAAAACTATCACTCTTTTGGTTGCAACCTGAATCTTCTTAATCAATTGGAGTCCTGTCttgaaaaatatggaaTTGATTATTGCAATGATGCTATTTTGTTCATATCTGAAGTTGCTGCGGTGTATATGCCACGACAAGCAtctgaaaaattaattaggTGGATGTCAAAGTTCCCGGATGCTCATTCCTGTTTTTTTGAACAGATAGCTCCTGCAACTTTTGATCATCCATTTGCTAATGTAATGGTGAAGCACTTTAAAGAATGGGGAACACCGTTGCATGGGCTTTATGCATACCCTACAATTGAATCTCTCAAATCTCGATGGGTCAAGAACGGCTGGGAATATGTTGAAATCCTTGATGTCTGTACATTTTGGAATTTCTTGATGGATTCTAAACTTAAACATCTTTGCGAAATGGTTGAACCATTTGACGAGTGGGAAGAgttctacttttttttacaacatTATAGTATTCAGCATGCCAGTAGTAAACTAGTTGGAAAGTATGATCTTGTGGAATCCCCTGATCCATGTATGCAATATATCCGATACGTAAAAAGCGAGATTATATTTAACAACTCTCCTTTAACACTTCGAAATAGTATTTACTCGCTAAAAAGAACTGATTTACCTGCCTGTCTCAAAGAATTACCTAGCCTGCGTCTACCGGCCGTTTGTGATTTGGATGATAGTGTTATTGTTCAAGGTGGTTTGTCAACTGCTGGAAGATCGAAGGACGCGTATCTAATATCTGAAAAAGACGATGGCAGTATAATGAAGATTACCACCGATAGTTTGACCTCTTGCATGGGACAAAGTGTGGTTTCTATAGACAAAAAGACTTGTATGTTTATAGGTGGACGTGAATCTccaaaaaagattttaagttcatgtatttattttgcaGATGGTAATTGGTCAGACTTTCCATCTTTACCTTATGCCTCTCACCGAGCTTCTTCTGTTTCCATAAAGCACAATGGTAGTTCATATGTTGTTTTGTTGGCAGGAAAGCCTTTTGGAGGGTGTCTCATATGGTCGGATTCGAAAAGGAAATGGAACACCTTAAAATGCAAAGACCCTCTTTTCTATTCCAGATGGGGGGCTTGTCTGCATTGgtcttcaaaattaaaaaagggAATATTATGCGGTGGAATGAATGAACTAAATGAACCAGTCAGGGAGGTATTAGAATGGGAAATGGTTTTGAGGGATGATgatcattttgaaattgttaCTAGAGTATTGAATTTCGACGTACAAGTTGAAATTTTGCTATCGCGTATCGGTTcaaaagttgttttttttggcgATGATTCGAAACCAATTATAGTAGGAGGAGCAGCGGTTTTCAGAACCATTCTGTGGGAGGAAGAATCTGTGTGTATAAATATGAATGATTATTCTGTTACAGGTGTGTGCATAGAAGAAACAGAGAAGAGACCTGTTTTTACGATGTTTGGAATTTCAGGTATGGGGAACCACCTGCAAATCTTTGGAGGAGGATGCATATGTTTTTCGTTTGGATCTTGTTTAAACGAAAATGCAACATTTTACAAACTGGTTTCAGcataa
- the cyr1 gene encoding adenylate cyclase, protein MDQSKRLLKSAVPNPPEHFKTGISWLDDLDEKDDDSATSVNYDIPEITEANLCNDSHEALSPCTQPVGNSGRPVEAFKTYPSTPAVPSKSVLFHFYEPDENFSLSDTGRTKSDTALAARESSEKSEVPRDTRSAGIKPYKENNSSNCAISKEAGLRRLIDKDRESFDKNLNQSFTNLTFPEPISDDSDSVEFQRDSLNNNWPASLEGSIHELPRNSDDDGIPASAAHILDLDYHRDSYDSPWKKFLPYPSILSDDSWKAPESWGTSLPTEAIPKQVFTTRFFARPSLGNRKKEFFLRVYRDDRTSVSFICPIGIQTHEVIKLLARLFFLPSSANFYLLLIQFNTERILLPHEQPCIIFERLLSLFGCKVTSDEEINEEDNYSVARLVFTTMDIGADVLRKFSEKKITANLDISRSNLEVIPVKIYPYAHELISLNVSHNLSLDLPLDFMERCVKLKRLDISNNLRSPRGKPITALRQLEVLNMSRNDIYELDPLIFSGLSRNSLKELNIANNKLFFLPHSTRYLVNLTYLDLSYNNFVTFPLIITELSQLETLNFSHNLLSQISSKIGSLVKLKHLYLQFNDLSNRLPQEIGLLKNLETIDLSYNAITNIASLSECPKLNSINVACNLLSFYEYSNPSATFIDFSFCPLTTIDPAFSYSNLVYFDISHAKLIGLKDSVIETLVNVETVKVNYNHFTSISDAISAMQNLKYLSCTNCEMSYVSPNLGKLKHLVHLDLHANNIKIFPEEVWQVSSLKVVNLSSNILEKIKLPVATSKKLTRTISQLKIMRTLSGNPVSSLSSQEFVMPTVEELYLVDNRLGNDCFTALEYFKCLKVLNLSYNYLTEIPSKFFQNFSDLKHLFVSGNELANLSISSTAQVLLETLYANGNRLSSFPKNEALSKSLRFLDISTNNLQNLAVEKAEKKSLTKLPQLEYLNLSGNTWFRFSEHEDTNFTKSYLKNLKFLSIMDLNTKFSNAPSDVLNHFIQRNSPQPNILRYGVCGYLSRSIPVISACELVVNNFLHPQSSLYCVLDSDISAGKNNRVLKFVYDNLASCLAHEINAADSSSEQICNALRRGFLRLNKKLGNVIHYDLRKSSEGDVDSNYVTTMNISEKGYSMDSSCLDIGVSIILVYVRDTRAFVANVGTSMAIMSTRNDSEPTTLSVMHDVYNRDEIRRIVDSCGFISGEIKSTTTRAIGRLSQFPGVQAVPYVNVQYLSELNEFIILANQEFWSVLSKRTVIDVVRANRHSPLLASTKLRDYAIAYGAEKNVLVVIVELNGLFEENSLNFNQLRGDEKTLAISEKNDNMSFVQDLPDDSSLARMNREVSPPKGCIAMVFTDIKNSTLLWERHPIAMRSAIKTHNTIMRRQLRATGGYEVKTEGDAFMVCFQTVPAALLWCFSVQLQLLSADWPNEIVESVQGRLVLGSKNEVLYRGLSVRIGVNYGVTVSELDPITRRMDYYGPVVNRTSRVVSVADGGQIAVSAEVVSVLNQLDSETMSSEKTNVNEMEVRALKQIGYIIHNLGEFKLKGLDTTEMISLVYPVQLQGRLERLIKSRSLGTPTALPETQTYTPVRSRSNSLRPMLARLSDSKSVHGEEGGSGKRSVSSLRNVSPSESTGGYEGCIFDDQQYQLLYELCERLEDHAAILHGFPEPPPCDTGLAAPVNQAEEYSLFYRLTLRIENTIYCVSQMLGHTG, encoded by the coding sequence ATGGATCAAAGCAAGCGATTGTTAAAGTCAGCTGTTCCAAACCCGCCTgaacattttaaaacagGTATATCCTGGCTTGATGACCTTGACGAGAAGGACGATGACTCAGCGACGTCTGTGAACTATGATATACCAGAAATAACCGAAGCAAATCTCTGTAATGACTCCCATGAAGCTCTTTCACCTTGCACTCAACCTGTCGGTAATTCTGGACGACCTGTCGAAGCTTTTAAGACCTATCCTAGCACTCCTGCAGTACCTAGCAAAAGCGTgcttttccatttttatgAACCGGATGAGAACTTTAGCTTATCTGACACGGGACGTACTAAATCGGATACCGCCTTAGCTGCAAGAGAAAGCTCTGAAAAGTCTGAAGTGCCACGTGATACCCGTAGTGCTGGGATAAAGCCatacaaagaaaataacTCGTCTAATTGTGCAATTTCTAAAGAAGCAGGCCTTCGAAGACTTATTGATAAGGACAGAGAATCTTTCGACAAAAACCTGAATCAGTCATTTACCAATCTAACTTTTCCAGAACCGATTTCTGATGACAGTGACAGTGTGGAGTTTCAACGTGATTCTCTTAATAACAATTGGCCAGCTAGTTTGGAAGGTAGCATACACGAATTACCCAGGAATAGTGATGATGATGGAATCCCTGCTTCTGCGGCTCATATCCTGGACCTCGATTATCATAGAGATAGTTATGATAGCCCTTGGAAGAAGTTTTTACCGTACCCTTCCATTTTATCCGATGATTCTTGGAAAGCTCCGGAGAGTTGGGGAACTAGTTTGCCCACTGAGGCTATTCCAAAGCAGGTTTTTACTACTAGATTTTTTGCTCGTCCTTCCCTGGGCAATAGAAAGAAAGAGTTCTTTCTTCGAGTATACCGTGATGATCGAACTTCCGTATCATTCATTTGCCCTATTGGCATACAAACTCATGAAGTGATTAAGCTGTTAGCAAggttattttttcttccctCGTCTGCTAATTTTTACCTCTTATTAATCCAATTCAATACAGAACGTATTTTGTTGCCTCATGAACAGCCATGCATTATATTTGAACGATTATTGAGTTTGTTTGGGTGTAAGGTAACTTCcgatgaagaaataaatgaagaagataatTATAGTGTTGCTAGATTGGTGTTTACTACGATGGATATTGGAGCGGATGTATTGCGTAAATTctctgaaaaaaaaattactgcGAACCTTGACATTAGTAGGTCAAACCTGGAGGTTATTCCGGTAAAGATCTATCCCTATGCCCATGAACTTATCTCGTTGAATGTTTCGCACAATTTATCGCTGGACCTGCCTTTAGATTTCATGGAGCGCTGTGTCAAGCTTAAGCGGTTAGACATTTCCAATAATTTAAGGTCTCCAAGAGGAAAACCGATTACTGCTCTTCGCCAATTGGAAGTTTTGAACATGTCTCGTAACGATATATATGAATTGGATCCTCTTATATTCTCTGGGCTTAGTCGAAATTCTCTGAAAGAATTGAATATAGCTAATAATAAGCTGTTCTTCCTTCCCCATTCTACTAGATATTTGGTGAATCTAACCTATCTTGATTTATCCTACAATAATTTTGTGACTTTCCCTTTAATAATTACTGAGTTGTCCCAATTGGAGACTCTTAACTTTTCGCATAATTTATTGTCACAGATATCTAGCAAAATTGGCTCTCTTGTTAAATTGAAGCATCTATATCTAcaatttaatgatttatCTAATCGGCTTCCACAGGAAATAGGCTTGCTAAAAAATCTGGAAACAATTGACCTTAGTTATAATGCGATTACTAACATCGCCAGTTTATCTGAATGTCCGAAACTAAATAGCATCAATGTAGCTTGCaatttactttctttttacgAATATTCCAATCCGTCAGCTACATTCATCGACTTCTCGTTTTGTCCACTGACTACAATTGATCCGGCATTTAGCTATAGCAATCTCGTCTACTTTGATATCTCACATGCGAAGCTTATTGGGCTCAAGGATTCTGTCATTGAAACTTTAGTAAATGTAGAAACAGTGAAAGTGAATTACAACCACTTTACTAGCATTTCCGATGCAATTTCTGCTatgcaaaatttgaaatatttgtCTTGCACGAACTGTGAAATGTCTTATGTTTCACCAAACCTTGGCAAATTAAAGCATTTAGTTCACCTGGATTTACATGCAAATAATATCAAAATATTCCCTGAGGAAGTATGGCAAGTCTCTTCACTAAAAGTTGTTAACCTGTCTTCCAATATCCTGGAGAAAATCAAGTTACCAGTTGCAAcgtcaaaaaaattaactagGACAATTAGCCAATTAAAAATCATGCGTACTTTATCAGGAAATCCGGTATCGAGCCTCTCCTCCCAAGAATTTGTTATGCCTACCGTTGAAGAATTATACTTGGTGGACAACAGATTGGGCAATGACTGTTTTACGGCTTTAGAATACTTTAAGTGTTTAAAAGTCTTAAATTTATCTTACAATTATTTAACGGAAATTCCAAGCaagtttttccaaaatttttctgATCTTAAACACCTTTTTGTGTCAGGAAATGAGCTTGCAAATCTTTCCATTTCCAGTACAGCGCAGGTCCTACTTGAAACTTTGTACGCGAATGGAAATCGTCTTTCCTCTTTTCCTAAAAATGAAGCTTTGTCTAAAAGTTTAAGATTTTTGGACATAAGTACCAATAATCTGCAGAATTTAGCAGTAGAAAAAGCTGAAAAGAAGAGTTTAACTAAACTTCCTCAATTGGAATACCTTAATCTATCTGGTAACACATGGTTTCGATTCTCTGAGCATGAAGATACAAACTTTACAAAATCatatttgaagaatttaaagtttttgagCATCATGGATTtgaatacaaaattttctaatgCGCCTTCTGATGTTCTAAACCATTTTATTCAACGCAACTCTCCTCAACCTAACATTTTGAGGTATGGAGTATGTGGATACCTTTCTCGTTCTATTCCCGTCATCTCTGCATGTGAATTAGTTGTTAACAACTTTTTGCATCCTCAATCATCTTTATACTGTGTGCTTGACAGTGACATCAGCGCTGGAAAAAACAACCgggttttaaaatttgtgtACGACAATTTGGCTTCATGCCTAGCGCATGAGATTAATGCAGCAGATTCCTCTTCTGAACAAATTTGTAACGCTTTGAGAAGAGGATTTCTTcgtttaaacaaaaaattaggaAATGTCATTCATTATGACCTTAGGAAGTCTTCAGAAGGAGACGTGGATAGTAATTACGTTACCACTATGAATATTTCAGAAAAGGGTTATTCTATGGACAGTTCTTGCTTGGATATAGGAGTTAGCATTATCTTAGTGTACGTCAGGGATACAAGAGCTTTCGTTGCCAATGTGGGCACATCAATGGCTATAATGTCTACGAGAAATGATTCGGAACCTACAACTTTAAGTGTCATGCATGATGTGTACAATAGGGATGAAATTCGTCGCATAGTTGATTCATGTGGTTTCATATCTGGTGAAATAAAATCGACCACTACACGTGCTATTGGTCGTTTGTCTCAATTTCCTGGCGTCCAAGCAGTTCCCTATGTTAATGTGCAGTACTTATCTGAACTAAACGAATTTATCATTCTAGCAAATCAGGAATTTTGGAGCGTATTATCAAAACGCACAGTAATTGACGTTGTTCGTGCCAACAGACATTCTCCTCTATTAGCCTCTACGAAGCTACGTGACTATGCTATTGCATATGGtgcagaaaaaaatgttcTTGTAGTTATCGTCGAATTGAACGGATTGTTTGAAGAGAATTCCCTTAATTTCAACCAACTACGGGGGgatgaaaaaactttagCAATTTCTGAAAAGAACGATAATATGTCATTTGTCCAAGATTTACCCGATGATTCTTCTTTAGCACGAATGAATAGAGAAGTCTCTCCCCCGAAAGGTTGTATTGCCATGGTTTTTACTGATATTAAGAATTCCACATTATTGTGGGAAAGACATCCTATTGCAATGAGATCTGCGATCAAAACTCATAATACTATTATGCGTCGGCAACTCCGTGCAACTGGAGGCTATGAAGTAAAAACCGAAGGAGATGCGTTTATGGTTTGTTTTCAAACAGTTCCTGCTGCATTACTTTGGTGTTTTTCAGTACAATTACAGTTACTTTCGGCAGATTGGCCCAACGAAATAGTTGAGTCAGTGCAAGGACGGTTGGTACTCGGCTCAAAAAATGAGGTGTTATATCGAGGGCTTAGTGTTCGAATTGGTGTCAATTATGGTGTAACCGTGAGTGAACTAGATCCCATCACTAGACGTATGGACTATTACGGGCCTGTAGTAAACAGAACATCTAGGGTTGTATCAGTCGCTGATGGTGGTCAAATTGCTGTTTCTGCTGAGGTGGTATCTGTATTGAATCAGCTTGATTCAGAAACAATGTCATCAGAGAAGACGAATGTCAACGAAATGGAAGTTCGTGCTCTTAAACAAATCGGTTATATTATCCATAACCTTGGAGAATTTAAGTTAAAAGGTTTGGATACTACTGAAATGATTTCATTGGTTTATCCTGTGCAATTGCAAGGAAGACTGGAGAGATTGATAAAGAGCCGAAGTTTGGGAACACCCACAGCCCTCCCGGAAACTCAGACTTATACTCCCGTTCGTAGTAGAAGCAACAGCTTGCGACCCATGTTAGCAAGATTGAGTGATTCAAAATCTGTCCATGGAGAGGAGGGTGGTTCTGGGAAGAGATCGGTTTCATCCTTGCGCAACGTATCACCATCAGAGAGTACTGGTGGATATGAAGGTTGTATTTTTGATGACCAACAGTATCAATTACTTTATGAACTTTGTGAGCGTCTTGAAGACCATGCCGCTATACTGCATGGGTTTCCTGAACCACCGCCTTGCGATACCGGTCTGGCAGCTCCCGTAAACCAGGCCGAGGAGTATTCATTGTTCTACCGTCTGACTTTGCGTATCGAGAATACTATTTATTGTGTCAGTCAAATGCTTGGACACACTGGCTAA
- the prs1 gene encoding proline--tRNA (Pro) ligase Prs1, which produces MSVDSLVSCLEQLITDDLKLVEHQEVSNGATWASALQSTKDVPSHALTKTIVLKPKTAKSQTVVPIILAALETTSTPSGIAAKAVGSKEARMAAADLVEEVFGIPPTDVGIFSVNKENASKVHVVLDAALIQHNGLLAFHPSSSAKTVFVSPAAVQTYLKSVGVNPIIVDFSAPGSATAPSKPAAQKKKAEPSKNDAAIENAALIGITVRKDADFPNWYQQVLTKSDMIEYYDISGCYILKPWSYSIWEAIQGWFDKEIKKLGVRNGYFPLFVSSKVLEKEKDHVEGFAPEVAWVTRAGTSELDEPIAIRPTSETVMYPYYAKWIRSHRDLPLKLNQWNSVVRWEFKNPQPFLRTREFLWQEGHTAHMTLEGATEEVHQILDLYARIYTDLLAVPVIKGVKSENEKFAGGMFTTTVEGYIPTTGRGIQGATSHCLGQNFSKMFNIVVEDPNAEIGPTGERPKLFVWQNSWGLSTRTIGVAVMVHGDDKGLKLPPAIALVQSVVVPCGITNKTTDQERNEIEGFCSKLADRLNAADIRTEADLRAYTPGYKFSHWEMKGVPLRLEYGPNDAKKNQVTAVRRDTFEKIPVPLNNLEKGVSDLLAKIQTNMYETAKAERDAHVVKVKEWADFVPALNKKNIVMIPWCNTTECEKEIKKNSARQVNGDEPEDEKAPSMGAKSLCIPLEQPSGEDAIIEGTTKCAGCGNLAKVWGLFGRSY; this is translated from the coding sequence ATGTCTGTTGACAGCTTAGTTTCATGTTTAGAGCAGCTTATAACTGATGATTTAAAGCTTGTTGAACATCAAGAGGTCAGCAATGGGGCTACTTGGGCTAGCGCCTTGCAATCTACCAAAGATGTTCCATCTCATGCTTTAACAAAAACCATCGTGTTAAAGCCCAAGACAGCAAAATCTCAAACTGTAGTGCCCATCATTTTGGCAGCTTTGGAAACTACTTCTACCCCTTCTGGAATAGCCGCAAAAGCTGTCGGATCAAAGGAAGCTCGTATGGCTGCCGCTGATTTGGTCGAGGAAGTCTTTGGCATTCCTCCAACTGATGTTGGTATCTTTTCCGTTAACAAGGAGAATGCTTCAAAAGTCCACGTTGTTTTGGATGCCGCTCTTATTCAACACAATGGCTTATTAGCTTTCCATCCTTCTAGTAGCGCAAAGACAGTATTTGTTTCTCCAGCTGCCGTTCAAACATACTTGAAATCTGTTGGTGTGAACCCTATCATTGTTGACTTTTCCGCTCCAGGTTCTGCTACTGCTCCTTCAAAGCCTGCTgctcaaaagaaaaaagctgAGCCCTCAAAGAATGACGCTGCCATCGAGAATGCAGCTCTGATTGGTATCACTGTCCGAAAGGATGCTGACTTTCCTAATTGGTACCAACAAGTCCTTACTAAAAGTGACATGATTGAGTACTATGATATCTCTGGTTGCTATATCTTAAAACCATGGTCTTATAGCATCTGGGAAGCCATCCAAGGATGGTTTGACAAGGAAATCAAGAAGCTTGGTGTCCGTAACGGTTACTTTCCTCTTTTCGTATCTTCCAAggttttagaaaaagaaaaagatcaCGTTGAAGGTTTCGCTCCCGAAGTCGCATGGGTTACTCGTGCTGGTACTTCGGAGTTAGATGAGCCCATTGCTATTCGTCCTACCTCTGAAACCGTTATGTATCCCTACTATGCTAAATGGATCCGCAGTCATCGCGATCTTCCCCTCAAACTTAATCAGTGGAACTCTGTTGTCCGCTGGGAATTTAAAAACCCTCAACCCTTCTTAAGAACTCGTGAGTTTCTTTGGCAGGAGGGCCATACTGCTCACATGACTTTGGAAGGTGCAACTGAAGAAGTCCATcaaattttggatttgtATGCCCGTATTTATACCGATCTTTTAGCTGTTCCTGTTATCAAAGGTGTCAAGAGTGAAAACGAGAAGTTTGCTGGTGGCATGTTTACAACGACTGTCGAAGGATATATTCCTACTACTGGCCGTGGTATTCAAGGAGCTACTAGTCATTGCTTGGGCCAAAACTTCTCAAAGATGTTCAATATCGTAGTTGAAGATCCTAACGCAGAAATTGGTCCAACTGGTGAACGTCCCAAGCTATTTGTTTGGCAAAACTCTTGGGGTCTTTCGACTCGAACCATTGGTGTCGCTGTTATGGTTCACGGCGATGACAAAGGTTTGAAATTGCCTCCCGCTATTGCCCTTGTTCAAAGTGTTGTTGTACCATGTGGTATTACCAACAAAACTACTGATCAGGAACGCAATGAAATTGAGGGCTTCTGCTCCAAATTAGCTGATCGACTCAATGCTGCGGATATTCGTACCGAAGCTGATTTACGTGCCTATACCCCTGGTTATAAATTCTCTCATTGGGAAATGAAGGGTGTTCCTCTTCGTCTTGAGTATGGACCCAATGATGCCAAGAAGAACCAGGTTACTGCTGTTCGCCGTGACACCTTTGAAAAGATTCCTGTTCCTTTGAACAACTTAGAGAAGGGTGTTTCCGACTTGTTGGCCAAGATCCAAACTAATATGTATGAAACTGCTAAAGCTGAACGTGATGCACATGTCGTTAAAGTGAAAGAGTGGGCAGATTTCGTTCCAGCCttgaacaagaaaaatattgttatGATACCATGGTGTAACACCACTGAGTGTGAAAAGGAAATCAAGAAGAATAGTGCTCGTCAAGTCAACGGTGACGAACCTGAAGACGAAAAGGCTCCTAGTATGGGTGCCAAGAGTCTTTGCATTCCATTGGAGCAACCCTCTGGTGAGGATGCTATTATCGAAGGTACTACTAAATGTGCTGGTTGTGGAAATCTAGCAAAGGTCTGGGGTCTTTTTGGCAGAAGTTACTAA
- the sen34 gene encoding tRNA-splicing endonuclease catalytic subunit Sen34, whose amino-acid sequence MEDEKFPISYVHGKFLVFDVQAVEVFRKNYHILGTLVGTLPQLPQQNVFLGLPMELSKEEAFYLIEKGISYIVDDTKVHKQLLENTTKDDVKQCLKKRQSLAYDQMIAAKKKENEKKIEIMKKLGRTLPLDPLNYDEHDSFDLSWIPVDTVTTRIAEKSSMNDDFHKEEDVFENLDINRYLMFKSLVDTGFYLNPGLRFGCQFVAYPGDALRYHSHYLVNSYKWDQEIPVLFLIGGGRLGTAVKKTWLIGGSNDRNINMNGEKSKEELLLLPVRHFSIEWAGFG is encoded by the coding sequence ATGGAAGATGAGAAGTTCCCAATATCTTACGTTCATGGGAAGTTCCTTGTTTTTGACGTTCAAGCAGTAGAAGTATTTCGTAAAAATTATCATATTCTTGGTACGCTAGTTGGAACTCTGCCACAGTTGCCGCAACAAAATGTATTTCTAGGCCTTCCCATGGAATTATCTAAAGAAGAAGCTTTTTacttaattgaaaaaggaatttctTATATAGTTGATGATACGAAGGTGCATAAGCAACTCCTTGAAAATACGACTAAAGACGATGTGAAACagtgtttaaaaaaacgcCAGTCATTGGCATATGATCAAATGATTGCggcaaaaaagaaagaaaacgaaaagaaaattgaaataatgaaaaaattgggtCGGACTCTACCACTTGATCCTTTGAATTATGATGAACACGATTCATTTGATTTATCCTGGATACCAGTGGACACTGTTACTACCAGAATTGCTGAGAAGTCATCAATGAATGACGACTTTCACAAAGAGGAAGATGTTTTCGAAAATTTAGATATAAATAGATACCTGATGTTTAAGTCCTTGGTTGATACAGGTTTCTACTTGAATCCTGGTTTGCGTTTTGGATGTCAATTCGTAGCTTACCCTGGTGATGCATTAAGGTATCATTCTCACTATCTAGTTAATTCTTATAAATGGGACCAGGAGATACCAGTCCTTTTCTTGATTGGTGGTGGACGTCTTGGAACAgcagtaaaaaaaacatggTTGATCGGAGGCAGTAATGATCGAAACATCAATATGAATGGGGAAAAGTCTAAGGAAGAACTATTACTATTACCAGTTCGTCATTTTTCCATTGAATGGGCTGGGTTTGGCTAA
- the rcr1 gene encoding protein Rcr1 — protein MNDDSSSSSSGDSSDGSSGTTIVQTNSYPWSAYGRWVVVIICIAALIFFFFIIGIINRRRTKKGQATIPFTNFYPLTAPPPYTAEPEARYNSTIHNPMPPMSQAYRPPPTEPPTVPAYETSSEFPPPAYPEAAATSDAAFRKYDGYAKLG, from the coding sequence atgaatgaCGATAGCAGCAGCAGTAGCAGCGGCGATTCCAGTGACGGGAGCAGTGGAACCACCATTGTTCAAACCAATTCATATCCCTGGTCAGCCTATGGTCGTTGGGTAGTGGTGATCATCTGTATTGCTGCactgattttctttttctttatcatCGGTATCATTAATCGTCGTCGTACTAAAAAAGGACAAGCTACTATTCCATTCACCAATTTTTATCCTCTCACTGCTCCTCCCCCTTATACAGCCGAACCTGAAGCCCGTTATAACTCAACAATACATAATCCGATGCCCCCCATGTCCCAAGCTTATCGTCCTCCTCCCACCGAACCTCCTACCGTTCCAGCTTACGAAACATCCTCCGAGTTTCCCCCTCCTGCTTATCCAGAAGCGGCAGCTACTTCAGATGCTGCTTTTCGCAAATACGATGGATATGCTAAGCTTGGGTGA